The following nucleotide sequence is from Chondrinema litorale.
CCACTACTTCACTTTGTAGTACTCCATTGTACAATAATAAGCCAATGATAGGTAAATAAAATCGCTCTGTTATTCTCTAGTAATCCGAATTAATTATTCGAATAGTGTTTTTTAATACTAAAAAGATCGATGAGTATCAAAACTTGTTGGGTTGTTTCTATTCATCTTATATTAATAAAAGATAGTATTATTCTAAATTACTCTTCTCAGTACAAGAAAATAAATCTGCTTTACTAATTTTAGTAATCACTATAAAGTGAATCAAAGAATAGTAAAATATGAATCAATGAAAAAATCCTCCTGATAAAGCTGCATTTGTATGCTGGGCTTTTCACCTCCTTTTATTTAATCGCTCTTGGTTTAAGTAGCATCATTCTCAACCATAAAATTGATGTAGCAAAAAGTGAAATTGACAAAACATGATCGACAAAAGTTGATGTAAATACTGAATTAGAAAATGTAGAATTAGCAGAAAGTTTGTGAGACAAATTGAATATGATGGGCTAGGTTCCTCGCTGGAATATTCAAAGAGATTCTACCCAATCTAAATGTCAGCTAACTCATTTAGCTAAAACTACAGATCTTACATTAGACATTAATTTGGGAATGGTACAGGTAGAAGAAAAGCCAAAAGGTTTAATTGCAGTGCTTAATGGATCATATTTATAACAAAGTAATGTAGTTTTAATTTTTGTACAAGGCTTTCTTTTTTATCTCATGTGCATTTTTAAAAATGCTAACCGCTCAACTCAAAACAACTGCTTTCTTAGCATTGTTTGACAAGATCAATTCAGAGGAATTTTCAGCAGAGCTTAACTGTCTAGCTTAAATATAACTACTACAGCCTTCTACAATGGAACCTTCATGTATGTTAATTATTTCCCTATTTTGAATAAATCACTTTCTCTTATACTTTACCCGATTATAATAACTACTAACCTTCTATATAGAAAGTAAATCATATAAATAAAGTTAATAACTTTCTTTGGGGGGATTCTGTAAACTTATAAGCACCTAAATGTTGTAAAATGAAATTAATTACTTACATAATTTTATTAATAATTTACTGCAATCATTTAGCCTTAGGTTTTAATAGTTTTATCCCTCCTGTATCTATTCTCCAGAAAGATAGCATTAAAACTATTTTGTTTGAAATTAAATCTCAGGATACTGAACATATATCTTACCTATTTGGCACTCATCATGCATTTGGTCAAACTTTTTTTGAATCGTTAAACACAGCTAAACAAAGACTCTTAAAATCAGATATGTTAATTGTAGAAAGCTTAAACATACCTGGCCAATTAGCTGAAGATATTATTAACCAACGTACTATAGAAACCAATTGGTTAAAGTATTTAAGTAATGATGAATACCAATTTGTTGAAAATATTTTCTCTAAAAGCAAAGTTGACTTAAATAAGATTACACCAACAGAACTGTATGTTTTTTTAAACAGGTATTATAACGAAAATGTATGTCAGGCCAAACAGAGTGGTGATGAGCAATTATCTTTAGACGACTACATTGGTAAAGTTGCTTCGGATAATAAATTAAAACTTATTGGGCTTGAAACAGTGGATGAACAGTTAGAAATTATTAGAAAGGATGTGGAGGGTATGCCTAGAAAAGTACATAAAAGAAGGCTTGAAATAATCGTACAAAAAATTAAAAGTAGTAACAATGATAACTGCTCTGAAATAGCTTGGTATAAAAATATGGACTTTGATTTTAATTTCGATCAGCCATGTCAAAATACACTTGTACTTACTAATAGAAATAACAAATGGCTAAAAGAACTATCAAATTATTTAAAAACAAAAAATTGTTTTATTGCTGTAGGATTAAGTCATTTAATGTTTGAATGTGGGTTAGTAAACCAATTGAGAGAAATGGGATACGCTGTAACTCCCATTCTCTTAAAATAAGTTTATTAAGTAAGCTGCTTTTAAATGTTGTACGACGTTTATAATATTTTGTACATAATTATACGTTCCCCAAAAAGCATAATGTGCCTTTTTGTCAAACATGTCTCATGAGATTAGAACACCGCTTAATAGTGCAATTTTTTAGAACATTATCACTTTTGCATTTATAGTTTTAATTTAAAGCCTTTTAGAGAACAGTTTTAATGAAGATTTCGATTTTGGTAATTTTTGCTCTGATAGTTATTTCCTGCGTAAAGCATAATAAAGATTTAATCGTCGAACAAATTATAGGAAATGAGGAAGTAGTAGCCTATACTTTCAAAAAAAGTGATAAATATGGACTTTTAGATAAAAACTACAAAGTTATACTTCAACCAAGGTTCGATTTTATATATGGATATGAAAAGTATGGTACGATCAAGATTGATAGTGGAGGTAAGCATTTATATGGAGGGGACTACTATGGCTATGAACCAAAATATTTAGGGCTTATCAATACAAAAGGAGAAATATTGACCAACCCCCAGTATGACGAAATTGTATATGGAAACAGCAAAATAGCTAGGGTCAAAAAAAAAGGAAAATATGGGTTTATTGATAATGATGGAAAAGTTTTAATTGAAGCTATTTTAGATTCTGCTAGCCTAGAATTTAACGGGATAGCATCGGTTAAAAAGGATAAAGTATGGGGGATTATCAAAATGACAGGAGAGTATCTTTTAAGGGATACGAGTTTGGTCTATATATCAGGATTCAATGAAAATATTGCTTATTATCAAAAAAAACAGCTTGATATATTTGGTTATGTAAATTCTAAAGGAACTATCATTCTTGATGGATATAATGGGGCAGGTACATTTCAGTATGGTTATGGACCGATATATAAGAGGGAAGCAGGTTGGGGAATTATTGATAGTTTAGGAAATGTTGTTATAGAACCCAAATATGGAAAATCACTTCGTATCGATAAAATAGAGAATGAAATATGGGCTCTAGAATATGATGAGATACATAAAGAATGGATTAAACTTATCAAGATAAAAAGCCTATAATCCCTATTTATGTAAAGTGTACCCTTATGTTGTCATAATATTTATACTTCTATTTCAGAGAGATAGAATGAAAACTTCTTTTCTAATAAATCTGGTAACCTTCATAATAAAACAAACCAATACCTCCTTTTAGGCAAAAATCTGCATTATCTATATGAGGATTAAAATTTTACTCAATATTAAAGATTAGACAGACACATAACTGTAAACTATATAGAATATGAAAATATCAATTTTGACAAGCCTTTTGATTCTCTTATCATTAGCTGCTCAGACTAGCCCAGTTCTTAAGATTAAATTTGATGATATAGAATCAGGAAATATATTTCTAATTAATGTGCAGAAAGAACTTACTGATACTTTGTCTATTAATAATGGCAAAGTTACTTATGAAGCCAAGATAGCTGCTCCAACTTTTTTTTATTTGATAGTTGATGGATATAATAATACACGCCCACTAGAATTAGTACTTTCTAGCCAGTTAACAGAAATGAAATTTGAAAGTTACAAAGTTGTGGGTGAAAACACTGTAAATGAGGCTTATCCGAATAGTCCTATTTTCATTTCAGACCCGAATAATAACATCGCATTTTTTGAATTTTTATCCCATTGGAAAAGCTTTTACAACACGATTCAGGCTCTATCTGAAAATGACTCAGAAGAGCAATTAGAAAAAAGAAAGAACACCTATCATACATTTCTATCAACCAATAAACAAATTATTGAGAATAATAGCGATCAATATGTTTCTGCTAAAATGATTGATTTTTTGCTCAATAATAACCTACTTCAATTTGAAACTTTGCAAACATATTATGATTTACTGAGTCCTAAAGTAAAAGAATCTTATTTAGGTTTTAAGATTGGTGAAAAATCAGGTAAAGCTGGCCAATTACAACCTGGTAAACCAGCTCCAGAAATAGCACTCGTAGATATACAAGGCAAAAAATATAGCCTCCAAAGTTTGAAGGGTAAAAATGTGATACTTCATTTTTGGTCATCATCTTGTGCACCTTGCATCAAAGAAGCACCAGACTTACTAAAGCTCCAACAGGGAAATACTGAAAATCTAGTTGTAATAAATTTCTCACTTGACACGGATAACTCCAAATGGAAAAAAGGTATTGAAAGAGCAGGTATTGAAGAAATGATCAATGTATGTGACCTACAAGGATACAACAGTGTTACAGCTAAAAGTTATGATGTTACCTTTATACCTGTTTACTACTTAATTGATGCTAATGGTAATATTTCTTTAAAAGGTACGCTCAGTCAAATTACAGAAAAAATCAAGGAAGATATGCCATAATTATTAGATATCCAGTTAGATTCTGCAACACATAAGACCGAACAACTTTACAGGTTTTACTTTTCAATAAAGGTTAAAAACTATGTAAGTTAACTTTTCACCTTCATTAATTGCTCCCCTATTTTCTGCTAAAATTCGGCAATTTAAATTCATTATTATTCTGTTATAGCTTTATATATTCCTACCGTTTTTTTAAAATAATGTTGTCTTTACTTGAAAGTAATATTAACAGTACTAAAACTAAATATTTCATTTTTCATAACACCAAGCTAATATGAGTATACATCCCAGTTGTTAGATCGGATTAAGTGTAATGATGGTAGATAAGTTTTTAAAAAACTCAGTTCACATATTCATTTTTAGCATTTGCTAGTAACTTTCCACTTATTTTCCACCATATTTTGCTGGTATCCCTGCATTATCAGATTCTATAGTCCATAAAAGACTAACTATCCACCATCGACCGCCATAGTAGGTTAATTGATAGCTATTTATCCCTCTTTCATTTACTCCCTCAGAGTCTTTACCATAAAAGCTTTGGAATACTTGAGCAATGCCATTGTATTCATCAACAACTTTATGAATTTCTTTTTCAAGATATCCTTGCTCATAATAAGGATCTTTCAAGAGATTAAGAAAGTCATCAAGTGATGCAGTTTCAGCATTTTTCGAATCAGCAACTGTGAGTATTGCTGAGGGATGAAATAAATTCCTAACTGCTGCAGTATCCATTTCTTCCCCCTTTTCAATGGTTATTTGATCAAGTAGTTCATTGATAATTCCATCAATAGATTCAACTGGATCCTCAGTCTTTTCCTGAGCTAAAGAACTTATTGAAGTGGTTATAAAAAGTGTTATATAGAGAAAGTATTTCATATAGTGTTTATTAATTGCTGCTAATATCTAAATAAGCTCAGTGAGCATACCCTTTCAAATTGATTCTAAAATTAGTGTTTTGCCAAAAAATTGATCATAGCTCTTTTTTCTCATTGGTTTATCACTTGTTGGCAACTGTAATTTTTCCGTCCTGCCACCCTTTGGGCAAATACAAATTCAGTCCTGTTGACTTTTCAATATCAATTAGATTATTTCGGAGTTCAATACTTCTTAAGCCTATTTCTAATCGATTTTCATTTACTGTTTTGAGTTCAGTTGCGTTAGGAATCTTTCCAATAAATCCACACGCAGATAATTCATGTCCGGATAGTCCAGCAGTCTTCCAGTCTTCTATTTGGGCTAACTCGTAAGGTGATAATTCCCCTCTTTTTAAGGCTTTCATTAACTTTGGCCTTAATTTTTTGTACAAGGTGTCTTTTGAATTATAGTCAAGCGAAATGGAGTTATGATGACATAAAATAACTGAAGCCCATAGATTATTTCCGATTAGTTGTTCTCCTGGATAACCATATTCATTTAAAATTTGCTCAAGTTTTTCTAATTGATGTTCGCTATGAGGAGCAAATTTTCTTTCAGAATATCTCCTTTTGGATTTTTGTCCAATTCTGATAAACGCCCCAAGCGCCATTTTTTGGTCATTCTTAAACATTTCATGGACTTGTTCTTTAAGAACGAAATTTAGTTTTGATAAGTAGATTTTGTGAAGTGAATCATACTCTGATACAATAATCTTTGCCCATTCAGAACATTCTTTTAACGATTGTAAGTTTTTACTTTTGTTGATGCTTTTGAATGTCCAACCAGCCTTGATTCCCAGTCTTAGGAACTTCAAGCCTGAATTACAATCTTTTTCATAGGCGCTGAGTTCAGCAGCCACTTTGATATCTCTTAGAAATAAGAAATCAAACTGATTAAAAAGAGAATCATACATTTTAACTGCAGAAGTATACTTTCCTTCGACAATTAACTTTTCACATTCAATTACTTTCGAATGGTAGATCAGGTAGTTTTCTTGGGCATTGCTTTTAGTAGAAACTAAAAGGGGGACTATAAAAATAAGGATAAGAGAAAGTTTTTTTATTAATGTCATCAAACAAAAGAATGCATTTTTGCTGTAAATGGTTGCCAGTGGTAAGTATAACACTGAAATATACTTACAGTGTTATACACCATTTCAATAAAAATTGATAACTAAACAATTTTCTACTCAGTTTTAAATACTGGCTTTCCAATTTTTATAAAACATTCAGGGTTTGGTTTGATACTCGGATTATTAAAAAAATCATTTGCTGCTTGCATGGCACATTGATTACTCCAATTAGTTGTTGGTGTGTGTTTCCATCCTTTAAAAATCAAATGAAAACTATTAGTGAAATTAGCCTTCATTGAATCTGCCCATTTTACAGGTGTCTCGTTATCATATTCTCCATTTATGAATAATACAGGTATTTGGCTTTGTACTGCTTGATTTTCAATCTTCTTGGCTTTTTGTACACCCCAAATTTCACAAACTTTATCGTCAAATACAGCAGGTGATAAACCTCTCACTTCAGCATATTTATTTGTTTCACGCTCAATCTTCTCTGAAGAATTGAATGGGTTTTCTTCTGCACACCATACAGAGAGTCGCATTCCAATTCCTGCACCTTCATTTGGTTCTTGAAATAAATTAGTCAATTGTTCCTTAACTAATATCAAGTCGTTATTCAATAATTTGTTAATCTCATATGGAATATCAGGTACGCTCCCTGTGGAAGCAGAAGTAAAGACAGTTATTATATCTTTTCCTTTAAGATAAAATGTCTCCATTTCTCCACTTCCTTGATTTTCGATTTTAACTGCTAGTGGATTGAGCGTTTTTTCTTTCAAGTAATCAAAAAAACGATTTTTAATATTTGGATAAGCTGAATTACATGTTTCATCATTTTCACAATCGGTCAGCAAGGTTTCAACAGACTCCAATAGGTTTTGCACACTTTCTTCATCGTAATTGACTTCTAATGGTAGTGGTGAATCCATCACAACACTTCTAATTTTCTCTGGAAAATCTCGCATTAAAACTTGAGCGATTTTCGTGCTGTAAGAAATGGTAAGTAGATTATATTGCTGAATTCCTAAGACATTTACCAAATCGTTGATATCGGCGGCAATTTCCTTTGTGTTGTAACTGTCTAAGTCAATGCCTTTCTGATTAAGTCTTTCTTTACAAGCTTTGGCAGCTTTCGTGAGAAGATCGTCATATTTTGCAGAATCAAAATTCGGTAGATTGGATTCATAAATTGCTTGCGACCATTCAGGACAATCTAAGTGTGGTTTTGCATAAAAGTTTCCACGTTGCTCTACAAGTATAAAATCTCTGTCATCAAGATATTTATAATAGTTCATATACTGAGCGGTAGGCATAGTAGTAGAACCTGGACCACCAACTGTATAAATAATTGGGTCCTTTTTGGGGTTTTCACTACGACTTTTAAATATGTAAATGGGAATTTCAATTGTTTTACTGTTTAGAGCCTGCCTATTTTCCAAAACTTCTAAATAACCAAAGACATATTTTTGCTCTTTCTTTATATTATGAGTTGTATTATTTGACTCTTTAAATTTCGGCTTGAAATCCGCTTTAACTTGTCCAGATGTGTTTGAGTAAACAAACAGACTAAATATGAAAATCAATTGTTTTATCGACATGATTATGTTTGTTCAATTGCTTATAGAAGCTTTGTTTCAAAGATTGATTTTTCAACTAATCAGCTCAATTATAGATTGGTTAAGAACAAATTAAATTTTATCTGGGATCAGAGGTTTATTTGTATCGAATCCTGTCTTTTCTAATCCTAATACTATGTTGCTTACAGTTTTGGATAATTGCTCCCTAATCTCTTCTCTTGTAAAACTTTCTTTTTTATTATCTCCTGTTTGTTCTTCATTTTGGAGTAAAAAAATGTCTATATCAGCAACTGTCATTGAGATCAACATCTTTAGATTGAGTAATTCGGATTCTATCATAATAGTATTTATGGTTAATGTTGGATGTTTTTTTCAGTACTCCAAATATTTTGTTTTATAATAAAAATTGTTTGAATTCTAATTTAACAAATTATTTGTCCAAAACTCTTATTTAATCCTTTCCAATTTTTTGGAAAAAAGTCCCTATTTTACATATCCATTTTTTTGCTAAAAGACATTCACAAATGAGATTTAGAAATAAACTAGTCTTTAGGTGCCAATCAGCAAGTATCAAAATATTTGAAATGTAGAATTTAGCAGACATATAATTGGAACTCGTAGAACAATGTTCACAATGTTTTTTCAATAAAACTATGCATATAGTGAACTTTTACATCCACTACAGAAATTGACAAAATGAATAGATGATTTTTTTAGAATTATGTTATGAAATTTTTAAAGAAATGACATAATATTTTTTTTATTCTTTATTAACAAAATTATATTTTATTTCAATCTGTATTTAACTCGAAACTATTTATAACAAAGGAGATTAGTTTAGAAAGGGCCTTTTAATTAGGTATAATTATTCCATTGCAATGGTTAAAAAATTATAATAATTAAATCCAATTAATCATGAAAAAACTAATTGCACTATTCACATTTTTATCATTTGCCACATTATTATATGCTCAAGATTATGTAGTGAATGCAGATGAAAGACCAGAAGTAGATATGAGTAAGTTTAAAACTTATGGCTGGGCTTCACACATTATCGATGAAACCACAGCATCATTTTCATTAAATAACCTAGTATTAAAAAATCAGATTAAAACCACAGTTGAAGATGAAATGGAAGGATTAGGATATGAAAAAACTACTTCTCCTGATTTAATGCTAGGTTTTGTAGTATTTGACAAAGCAACCGAGTTTAAGGGTTATGGTAATATAAAAGATGATGATTACTACTACGACTACTGGTATGGTTTCGGAAATGAAGAACTTGGAAAAGCGAAGACTTATAATTTTGAACCAGGCTCAATTGTCATTCATATGGTAGATACAAATACTGGTAATGTTGTATGGCAAGGATATGCTTCAGGTATAATGGATAATAATGTATTTGATTTTAAACCAGATAATGTTGCTGAAGCAGTACAATTGATATTTGAAGAATTTGATTATCGCGCTGATGATTTTGATACTACAGGAAGATAATACCCCTTTAAAAACAATGAATAACCTATAAGTTAAGAGGTACTACCTTGGTACCTCTTTTTTATTGTTTCTAATTAATAACTAGCATTTCCTTTTATTAAAGGAATAAAAAACATGTTCATAATAAAAAAGTATACATGGTAGTAGATTCATTTTTACTTTATCTATTGAAATAAATACACAAAAGAGTTGTGATGGATTACAACTCTTTTATCAGAATCCAAAATCATACAAACGGTAAATCATACTTTGTCTAATAAATTAAACATAAAATGTTTAAATATCTATATCAATACAAGTTCTTTACATGACATACTACTTCACAATTCATTTATGGTCCAACAGAAATCATTATGAAAATACTTCTAAAAACAGTAATGATGTATCGGCCGCATAACTTTACAGAAAAGTTTTTAATAAATTCTTATTCAATGGCTTTTCTGTATATGTAGATACAAAGGGATAAGATTGTGTATGTATTTTATCTACCTGATCATAGGAATTTGTCAATATAATCAATGGAACAGTAGGGAATTTTTTATATAAACTCTTGGAATACATTTCTAAAAATTCAAAGCCATCCATTATAGGCATAATCAAATCTAAAATTATAAACTTTAACGTTGGTAAACTTCTATCTTGCCAGCGATGCTCTAGATAAGACATAGCTTGTTTTCCGTTTTGTAAGGCAACTGGGCTAATATTTGGGCTTACAATTTCAATCATTCTTTTTGTAATCATGATATCAATATCATCATCTTCGATAATGAGATAGTCCATACTGAATTTTAGTAAAAATTTAATGAGAAGACTTTTCTGATTTTGTATTTGCTAGTTTAATAAATGAAGCATCATTTATATTAATAATGCCATCTGCTACTTCTTGTACTCTAAATAAATATTAATAAAATATTTTTCAAGTTAGTA
It contains:
- a CDS encoding TraB/GumN family protein — encoded protein: MKLITYIILLIIYCNHLALGFNSFIPPVSILQKDSIKTILFEIKSQDTEHISYLFGTHHAFGQTFFESLNTAKQRLLKSDMLIVESLNIPGQLAEDIINQRTIETNWLKYLSNDEYQFVENIFSKSKVDLNKITPTELYVFLNRYYNENVCQAKQSGDEQLSLDDYIGKVASDNKLKLIGLETVDEQLEIIRKDVEGMPRKVHKRRLEIIVQKIKSSNNDNCSEIAWYKNMDFDFNFDQPCQNTLVLTNRNNKWLKELSNYLKTKNCFIAVGLSHLMFECGLVNQLREMGYAVTPILLK
- a CDS encoding WG repeat-containing protein encodes the protein MKISILVIFALIVISCVKHNKDLIVEQIIGNEEVVAYTFKKSDKYGLLDKNYKVILQPRFDFIYGYEKYGTIKIDSGGKHLYGGDYYGYEPKYLGLINTKGEILTNPQYDEIVYGNSKIARVKKKGKYGFIDNDGKVLIEAILDSASLEFNGIASVKKDKVWGIIKMTGEYLLRDTSLVYISGFNENIAYYQKKQLDIFGYVNSKGTIILDGYNGAGTFQYGYGPIYKREAGWGIIDSLGNVVIEPKYGKSLRIDKIENEIWALEYDEIHKEWIKLIKIKSL
- a CDS encoding TlpA family protein disulfide reductase, translating into MKISILTSLLILLSLAAQTSPVLKIKFDDIESGNIFLINVQKELTDTLSINNGKVTYEAKIAAPTFFYLIVDGYNNTRPLELVLSSQLTEMKFESYKVVGENTVNEAYPNSPIFISDPNNNIAFFEFLSHWKSFYNTIQALSENDSEEQLEKRKNTYHTFLSTNKQIIENNSDQYVSAKMIDFLLNNNLLQFETLQTYYDLLSPKVKESYLGFKIGEKSGKAGQLQPGKPAPEIALVDIQGKKYSLQSLKGKNVILHFWSSSCAPCIKEAPDLLKLQQGNTENLVVINFSLDTDNSKWKKGIERAGIEEMINVCDLQGYNSVTAKSYDVTFIPVYYLIDANGNISLKGTLSQITEKIKEDMP
- a CDS encoding alpha/beta fold hydrolase, encoding MSIKQLIFIFSLFVYSNTSGQVKADFKPKFKESNNTTHNIKKEQKYVFGYLEVLENRQALNSKTIEIPIYIFKSRSENPKKDPIIYTVGGPGSTTMPTAQYMNYYKYLDDRDFILVEQRGNFYAKPHLDCPEWSQAIYESNLPNFDSAKYDDLLTKAAKACKERLNQKGIDLDSYNTKEIAADINDLVNVLGIQQYNLLTISYSTKIAQVLMRDFPEKIRSVVMDSPLPLEVNYDEESVQNLLESVETLLTDCENDETCNSAYPNIKNRFFDYLKEKTLNPLAVKIENQGSGEMETFYLKGKDIITVFTSASTGSVPDIPYEINKLLNNDLILVKEQLTNLFQEPNEGAGIGMRLSVWCAEENPFNSSEKIERETNKYAEVRGLSPAVFDDKVCEIWGVQKAKKIENQAVQSQIPVLFINGEYDNETPVKWADSMKANFTNSFHLIFKGWKHTPTTNWSNQCAMQAANDFFNNPSIKPNPECFIKIGKPVFKTE
- a CDS encoding DUF4136 domain-containing protein, whose translation is MKKLIALFTFLSFATLLYAQDYVVNADERPEVDMSKFKTYGWASHIIDETTASFSLNNLVLKNQIKTTVEDEMEGLGYEKTTSPDLMLGFVVFDKATEFKGYGNIKDDDYYYDYWYGFGNEELGKAKTYNFEPGSIVIHMVDTNTGNVVWQGYASGIMDNNVFDFKPDNVAEAVQLIFEEFDYRADDFDTTGR
- a CDS encoding response regulator, producing MDYLIIEDDDIDIMITKRMIEIVSPNISPVALQNGKQAMSYLEHRWQDRSLPTLKFIILDLIMPIMDGFEFLEMYSKSLYKKFPTVPLIILTNSYDQVDKIHTQSYPFVSTYTEKPLNKNLLKTFL